TAATCCTGAAAAGAACAGAATCAGATACTTGATTAAAACGCACTTGGTACTTCAAAATCGTCGTCTGATCTTATATATACTGTGATTCTAAAACGGACCATCCAGCAATCACTTATCCGcaatgaatgtgaatgtgttgaTCCTTGTCCACTCAATTGTACTGATATTGTGCTTCGCATCTACCAGCATTCGTACAGCTAATTTCAACACTGGCATCTAAAGTTGCtgaaatgtttcagatacaTCCAAGCATGCTCAATGTTTTCCTACAGCGCCTGACGACAGTAACTCGCAAATTGTATGACTGGGTCCAAAGCCGAGGTATGGTGGATGTAAGGATAGTCTGTGTCACAGACCATGAACCACAGTGTTTTGCCAGAGCCCTAAATGAAACGCGTCTATATTTCCGcatgttctgaatctctggtcgcCTTCGGaacccttttcaatttaaatggttttatttgttactatcaaaaccATATATATTCATAGAACAAGTGTTGGCCCAATGTAAAGGGAACTTTTCCTAATGTGACCCATCAGTGACGAAACTCAGATGCAGTTACCCCGTGTCAACGTAGGAATGTTCTTTTTTTTGTCGCTTTTATTCAGACACTACCTTGGTGtagtgtatatatgtttcaaacaTGGAAACGTCGTGTATTTCTTGAACGGGCCACTGTGTACCGATCTGACGGAGGCTGGTGGACTGCTTGACAAACACATCTAAGAGAAAAAGTTGGAATCCGTCCCCAAAACCCACAACAGGGAAGAGTTAACTCCCCCAATTGATGAACAACATCTTTATGAATTTGCTGTCCATCAGGCGCCAGGTTACCTTGTAGAGTCCCGCCAAGAAAACCACGCCCTGACCATTCAGAAGGAAACACATCCACAGGGTGTAGAATGACCGAGTCTTCAAGACCTGCAGGGGAGTCAAACTTTCCTCGTCACTGCCAACAAAGTATGTTTAACTTCGTTAATCACAGTTGATAGTTAGGCGTACCTGACAGTCAGTTGGCAGATCAGTTTACGTCGGGGGTGAATGTTGCGAATGCAGTTGTCCTGCAGACGTGAGGTCTCGTGCGGAGGATCAGTTCGCGGCGTCCTCAGCGTCGATATTGTGTTCATGTATGCATTTGAAAGCCACGCAACGTTATTCTACACAATGAACGTAGCCCCTGAATAATTGCTTTAGCATCACCTGAACTGTATTTACAGGTGAAACAAAACTGTGTTTATGACCACATTCTTGTGAATGCTAGAACATACTTAGTTGCTTTCCATGTTCATGGCCTCCGCCAGTGAGTGTGGCACTGCCaacaatcatacacacatccaGACTGTGTGCCGTGATTTGTCATATTCGTGCAACCAGTGAAACAATGCTAACAGACGGAAGGGGAAAGATAAATGCTAAATTAGTGATATTAAGCTTCATATTaagcatatataatatatatggcTAGTTGGACACATCTGTATGTGTGATCTTTGAAGAGGGAAATGTGGAATGGCTACCCATGTTCTTGTTTGAGGTCAACAACCGTGACGTTTCCATCATCATTGTTGATGCTGTTGGCTGTGGGGTCTTTCCCTTTGGAGAGCCCAGGCTCCGATATCGTCACTTCCTAGGACACGCACATCAGGCAAATCAGACATGGGCTGCACAGTGTGTACACATGCGAGGAATCAAACCTCGCTTTTCTGTGTGACAATGGAAAGCTTTAAAGACGGAGAAGCTCTGACTGCTAAGGACACTAAATGGTGAGAAAATCCTGGAAACCGGGTTCCACATATCGTTTCCGTAAATTATGAGAAGCTGCTATAAACCACCTACAACATACCTCAGTCACACTTTTAATAGGGAAAAGAAGACTGCAGTCTGCAGCTGATGACAATGACCTGTATATACGATGATGTTAATGGCTGTACTGACGATGGACATACCTACTTGGAATGACGGGTATTGATGAATATGATGATGTATAACCCCCTGGCCTACCTACTTCTTTGTTATTCACGGACGTGACGTCTGTGTCACCACTGTTGCCGTTGCTGGATGTGATTTCGCTCATGACGACGTTGTCGAGTCCAGATTCAGATACAACCTTGACCTCCTACAATACGTATAGGAATAAACAGATAATGACTGTTATAAGCAATACAGAAAGAGCACACGCAGTTATATCAGCAAATGTACTGCAGTGCATTCGTAACGTGACTTTGGAGGACAATAAGAGCATTGTGAGCATTATGATGGCGTGAGCCATTTCCTACCTCCTGTGTCGGGGGGTCAGCGATGAGTAGGACGCCCACTAGCTGCATGGTGGCGTACATCCCCCCTGTTAGGACGAACACCCAGGGTACTCTCTGTAGTAGCTCCGGCTGACTGAAGAAGCTGAACACAAGAGAGAACCACAAGGGCATTGATCTACGGCACCCCAGACTTGTCGTAAAACTTATCTTTGTAACTAGCCAGACTCGGCTTTTCAGTTCCGATGCTAATGATGTAAATCAGTTGACAGCCTGAAAGTATTTGCGACTCAAGTCATCCTGGTATGGTTAACATTTCATGTCCTCTTAGTTTGATTTTTGCAAACATACTTGTTATCTATGAGATGTTACATACTCGCACATCCATGAGATTGCAACACAGGAAACGTTTACGACGCCAGCCTCAAATGACATCACTACTCTTTCTCCCAACTCAATTGTATCTCTGTTTATTCTGCGAGAAACTGCAAAGGTGGGAGGATGTTGGTGGATGAAACACTCACTTTTCGCCGTTGACGGTGACATCCGGTGACAGATTGTCTGGGTTGATGAAGGCTGTCTGGATCAGGTTAAAGATGAATGCTCCTCCTCCAAACCCTGCAACCACCACACCCCCAGCCAGACCCTTCCGCTCTTGCATCCACTGACAATCATTGAGGGGCACACCTTAGTGACCGAGTTTGGTCTAATACCGAGCAGTGATTTAGTGATTTAAAATTCTGAACCAAACCTAATAATTCACAGAGTCATTGTGTGGGGAAAAAAATACAAGCAATATGGGCGAAATTGGAATCGAAGGAAAACATACTTTCTGGAGTGCCTTCGAAATGCAAATTATGGCGGTGTATTACTGAGTGATTTGGTTCAAACTTTCACCTTCATGGCACATCCCACTGGTAGTGAATAGGCGATTCCACATCCAAGTCCGTTCATGACGCCGTACGTGAATATGATGGCTATAAAGGAATGTTGCACCGCAAAGTACGTCAGGATGACGCCAGCACTGAAAGAATATTGCAAATAGTTTGTTTTTAAGTTGACTAAGTAAGCCAAGGCCACATTTTACGTTATATCTCACATAGATAATGGATATTCTGGCAGGTCAAGGACAAAAATactgtaaaaaaatgaaagttaagGGTTATATGAAATTGTAAATGGCGGTACACATACGAAACGGGGTTCACTTATTTATCCACGCCATGCTGCAAACCAGTACCCAAaacctgacgagcgaacgttatAATCAATGAATTACACCACATCGCCTTCATAAAGTTAATTATAAACAACGTATGAACAGAGACATTCTGTTGACTCTCAAAGAAAACATCACCATTAGATATTCAATACCTTACAGTTAACAAAGTGTGTGGATGTATAGACATGAAGAGAAAACAAGTTCTTTCGATTTTGTTTCTCCAACGACCACCTATAAGTTTTATCTTATCTTAAAGTATTTTTGACGAAGGAGGTCTGTCCCTCTCATCTCCATACCTAATCTCAAGACcatacatgtgtgtgtctgtttatgAATGTCATGGTGGTCCTATGAGACGGAGAGTCCAATGTGTGAGAATCAGATATTTTAAACGTCTACCTCATGAACCATGACCCCAGCAGGACGGTGAGTTTCAAGCCTAGGGTACGACTGATGATTCCTCCGATAAAGATGGCTGCGCCCTGTCCCATGAGGCAACAGGCGTAGATCCACACACTGTCCCCGTAGCCGTAGTCGACGTCGGATGTGTTGTTACGCATGTACGACGTCAAGTAGGGAGTTAAGTTACCTTAAAATCGGAAGTGTTTATTATGATCTGATTGCAACAAACGTATAGAAATTTAAAATGATAATTGACACATATGACACATATGAGtatatcaaaaacaaaaaggGAAATATAATTTATAAAACTTTCTTTTTAACCCCTGGACTCAGTACACTAACCATGAATAGCAATAATGGAAAGTATGGCTACAATGACTGCGCCACTGGTCTGGTTCCGTCACAGGCCTCAAATAATGACTGTGTCTGACGACATTATTACATGGTGTAGTCATCAGATAACAGATAACATCTGAACGCCTCGTCCCATCCAAGCCGTACAAGTAttgaaaagaaacacaacaaCATATAAATTATCGGCTTCGGAATACTTCGCAGTTCCTCGAGGGGTGTTTTGCGTCAGTTCCTGCTAACTATGAAGACCAAAATATCCAGCAGCTGTTCGACGAAATCCCTACAGGGCCCTTTGTAATCACGGGAATGTTTGGATGGCTTTGTTCTGCACATAGATGATGGTAACTGTGAAGTCTACAAGTGTCAGTCATGGACATGAGACGACTGCAAGGGATGGCCATGAAAATAAGACAAGACGTCTgcttccagtacttcctgttgacCATTAGGTGTAATTAAATCCACGTTGTGGTCATATGAAACACAACCCTACACCATCACTGATCCATCGCCACAGGGTTCAGTTGCACGGATCATGTATGCTTCGTCACGACGTCTGCATACAACGGGCGTCGATAGCAACTGTCATCAAACCAAAACAGCTAGCTTTGGTAGCTTAGCTTTGAAGACCTTAATGCCTACTGTGAGGCACGAATGTCTATTCGGATATCAGCCGTTAGACTCCTTCTGATGGGCAGTCAGACTCAGCTCCTGATGCAGTTCTTCAGCAAGAATCATGCATGGCACTGTGTCTTTCTGGTCTTTCGTCATCACGGTCGTCAATCTTCTTCGAACCTCCGGGTTTTGGACGATCCTATACTGTACGACACTTTGCTAGTAAGTGCTTGGTTAATATAATATTCAAGATGGAACCGACTTTTGAAGTCGACAAGCCTGCGTCAAGCATGCCATCAACTTGACACcttacattttctaaatatgtttttgtctttttgaatgaatatttgcttctgtCGTCTGTGAAATCAGTTCAGAAGACTGTAGTTTACAATGTGCAACTAGCATATGTATACCCCGATGTACTTGACCCCTTTGCATCACGTGAAAATTATGTCAGCTGCTTTCACGACTTGTGTGTAAGACACGTGTTTTTCCATAAAAGCTCTAGAATCCAGGCTCTGCTAACGTAATGCTTATGTGTATGCAATAGAGGTAAACAATACCTAGGTGGTACGTTTCTAACATACACGATAAGTACATAGGTTATCATGGTCTGCCGGTAACACAGGTTCATGTACTTGCATATCTCCATTGCCAAGGAGGTCGTCGTTTGGGAAAGTACAGTCGTCAACCCACCCTTGCAATATTTTAAGTGGGTCACATGCGTATTTGACTCCACCTCACaataaaatgtattaaataATAAACGAACAGGATAAGGTTTACCACTGACAGAGAATGCGCGATGGTGATTTAGTAAAGTATAGTTGTATAACAGTCACTATCTACTGTATAAAATAAGATATCTAATATGTAGAGGCACATCACGAAAGAGATTGTGTAGGAATCATCATGTAGGTGATATGACCTATAAAAGTAGTACAGACCAAAGAAGCTTGCGCAGCTCACCGAAGGAATACACGGTGCCCAGAGTGAGATGAACCATCAGACCTCCCAGCACCACCAGGTATTTCTTCCATCGTCCACAGGCCATTGTTCCGTGTCGATCAAAGACAAGCGTAAGTCGATGTAATCGCAGCAGCCTTCCAGGGACCGTGTGAATGGGATTACAACTTGCTGGTGAGATAAATTAGAGTGTTGAATGTGATTGTGAATAGCAATGGCCGATTTATTTGTGTGGGAAGACATCCGGTAAAGAGGTCTTTATTATCGAAAAGTAGTTCCACAATTGGTGAGCTTTTTGCACAATTATAAGGGTACAGCATACCTGTCATACTTACTGACTGTTCTCTAGGAATACCAGATGTTTAAGCTACAGCCCCTAGAAATACACGGTGCCCAGAGTGCGATGAACCATCAGACCTCCCAGCACCACCAGGTATTTCTTCCATCGTCCACAGGCCATTGTTCCGTGTCGATCAAAGACAAGCGTAAGTCGATGTAATCGCAGCAGCCTTCCCGGGATTACAACTTGCTGGTGACAAAGGCAACGGCGTTTATGATGTGTTGGCTTTActgttttttacatttttttatttctttaattTTTTGTCAGTTTAGAATTCTAATACATACTCTGAGCCAGTGTTTGCAAAAACTTTAATTTGACGGTTGGCGATCGGGGCCTTCTGCCGCTTGCAACCCTTAAAATCAACAAGCTCTGAACGAAATCtccattttgttaaagtcaaaccaataaaaccaAAATGAAGTAAACTGCATGAAATCTTACACTGtatctacacagtcaagcagactAAGGCGCAGAGGGTAGTAGTTTATCAGACTGGTGCTGCTGCCACTGACGAATCATGAATCATGGACGGTTCTCGAGcgtcaacaaaaaaaaaaaaatatgtggaAAAAGGTTCTGGTTGAAAACAAATGCAATATAATGGCGCTCTGCCTCTGTGGCGGTGCTTATTTCCAACGCTTcttccagctggcaagaataTTGACAGTCCCCCTACCAGTCCAGTGTCGTTGTAGTGTAATGTCTTTAAAACCCTTGCATTTAGCACGTGTTCCACACCGCCTTTGAGGCAAAAGACAACTGATGTACTCAAGACAAGATATGAAACAGACTTGAAGAATGGAAGATCTATGAGTGAACTATTGCTAGTCAATGATGACACCAGAATACGATATACATAATATGATGGAGTCGTTCCTGTATATCCTGCTTAACACAGCCGGCGAACTGGTATAAAAAGGTCTCACCACTACTGTTAGTAAATATCTTATAAAAGATAAATAGCTTAACACTCACAGAGATTTACATTAGTCGCTGAACGTCAGAAAACTACAGAGTTTTCCTACCACTGGCTAAAACGCCACTATTCCAGTTTGACCTACAAATTCAAACTCGGTAACATCGCTTGAGTTCACCTCTATTCCCAGGACAAAGGCGTGGAAACACTCAATACAACGGCACCTACTAGGACCTGTAGGATAACGGATGCCTGGTGATGCCAAAGATTCAGCTTGGAATCTACTATTAGAAGGAACATGTGTTGATAATGATTACAAAAACACTACACAAATACCAACCCTCGAAAAGTAAGAACAATGTAAGTTCGATTTCGTAAAGCCAGGCGTTTGTTCAAGTGACATGATAACGGAGTAGAGCAgaaacattttgattttgttggaaCCTGTCCAGTATTCAGCTGAACACAAACTTGAGTACGAAACATACATAATGACAACTGGAAACTGATTTCCGGCGTTTTCCAGCCTGCGTCTAGACTGTCGGACGCTTTACACACAGCAGGAGCTTGTTCATACACAATGATTAAGATCAAGCAAATAACAAGTGTATCACTAGCAAAATAAATTTGATTGGCAGACACAACTGCCTGCAGATGTTAATCGATCTTTCATTGAGCTGCCAATATCGGGAATAACACCGTGACCATTTTGGTGGTTCTATTGGATATGGCACGTCCTGGAGACTCTCTGGCGCCATACTTTACAAACAAAGGAGTTCATTGATTGCAGGCTATCATCACATAGCATCGTATGACGTTGTAGGAGACATATTAGTAACATTTTTGTTTCATGGTTCTTTTTTGTTGCGGAGATGCATTCAAGATGTGTATCAACAAGTGACGTATTAAAGTAAACCAAGTTCTTTTTTTCTACTTGCATGAAtgcattacatgtatatactggaattatgtattcatatatgaaGACATGACGTTATATATGACACATATGTCAACACTACTGTCATTTGCCATTCATTAGGCCCAGCTGTCGCGGTTCGGGAGATGTAGCGTGCAGCAACAGCTGGTGCGGTCGTAGTCGGATCTCAGGAACATCTCCTGTTATATGTTCCGTGTGTGATGTGAGTCTATGTCCGATTGCACATTGTGGTGAAGAAAAACGAAGTTCATGACACAAGGAACAATAAACGCACGTCACTATTCCTGTGGAGATCATTCCACAAAAAAAATTCtgtagtgaaaaaaaaaactgtaGTGGAAAGATCAGAAAGATTATAATTCCTTTTGAATGTTAAAATTGTTGTTGAGAGCTTTCACTACACGATGGCTATGTCGAAAGTCTTTGCCAAAACCGTCAGGAATTAAAACGTCTTGTACATTATCACTATAAAATCAGTGGAAGAGAATGAACatattatgtttgaaatatatatcgATTATAGTTTCACGCGAAATTGGTAGATGTGTTTATGTTAATCTACCGCGGCCGTTAAAATATGTCGTGCTGTATATGGGATCAAAGAGGAGCCAAATATATTCCATTCATATCTGACTTTCTCACGTCCATCCACGGATAATCTATAATAGGCATAGGTCACTGACTTGCTTTCTTTACTATTTGTACTGATTAGCGTGTGCTTCGTCATGTTCctacgcacacagtgactttgAAAGAATAACCGGTACATCACGGCCGTCTCTCCCCAAACATGTTAAAGCATGCAAAACTAGAATCTACTTTGAGGCATTTTCTTACATTGGTAATTAATTCAGTTATCTTATTGCATTTGGGGAGTGTCATGGACATTGTTCACTGACCCCGTCAGACACCCTTCAAAAACAGAATGTTTTGAACTATCACAAAACTTTTTAAACAGGTTACCAGTTTTATCAAATACTAATCAACCAAAAAGAGAACTCAGAACTATAATACTccagcatcacaagcatcagtggcggatcagaacagatctgatgtcatattttcagaaacttcaGATACACTCGATCGatcctttttttcaaaattgtgaAACTATCACTGTTACCCCGTACTTGCTGACACTTTTCACCTGCTGGTATGTTCCCTTCATATGGTATATCCCCCTATATGACATTAAAGGTGAATATGAAAGCTGTTTGGGAGCATTAACTAGAAAAACCCAAACATCGCAGTGgcagatcagaacagatcgaggaatatgtgaaagaagtttcTAGCGATAGAATATAGTCTTTCTTCGCTGTGTTcggagaaaatgaaaacaaatgagcTATAGCCGACTTGACACGTTACTAGAAATCTACTGTACCCATACTGACACTAATAGCAATTGTTTGATCGTATATTTTACATGTaggttttcagttgtcacaacactcagtgaatgttatcagctgttgaaagtaAACCGGGTCCAATCTTTAACGCTAAGCGGCTGCCATAATGGCTACACTGGTCACACGATGAGTCGAGGCATGCGCTGAAGGGATTCTCGAGAAGTGACTACTCCCCATGTTAAGTCTCCCCAGTCCATCCAAACCTGTAAGTTGAGCATTCAGCTGCCACAAAACTTTCACAACACGTCATTCTATCGTAATGGATTCAAGCTTAAGTTTACACATTCATAAGAACATGCGCAAAAGTCTGACATTTTTGCCCCTGCACTCAGGACTGTCCCTGTGTATACCGAAACATGAACAGTTCAACATATCGACAATGCAGAAtactttaatacatatcataaaaaacagaaacacataatggaatataaacattcaaatgttgGGATAGTCAAAGTTGTGTGGCAAACATCTTGATTTATGAGACTGTTAAATTGTTTATCTTTCCAACCAGGTGGTACATGACAGGAACAGACCAGGCTCAACACATCCCCGTGTCCAGACTGACACAGATCCaagaatatgatttaaatataGTATAGAGCGAATATGGATTTAAATAGTAGAACTTGTCGAGAGGTACAGCATCCAGCAGGTGACTATGTCTGTTGGGCTTTACTGTTCTTGACATTGAATGTTGAGATGAGAAGCAAACCTGCCAATACAAATACAATGACTGCAAacatttatgtatgaatgaGGGAAACATTAAGTACAGCAGTGCTGTAGTTTTTATACAACGCGAAGTAAACTTATTACTCGCTAGTCGCAGTGCGAGGCGAAGGGGAAAAGCTTGTGACAAACCGATATGAAGCTGTATGTCAGTGTTCAAATGTTGTTAATACGgcatttacaaaatattgaataCGTTACGATTCAGAAGGAGTTCTTAACATTGTGTTTCAACAATAAGTAGAGGGTAATGTCCGAGTAAGTTATGAGGATATTGTCCTACTTAAATTACATCGACGGAATATTTCTGCTATCCAAATTATATGTTCAAATGATAAATGAAATCTTTAATTTCAAACTGTTACACATCGCCCCATTCTTGAAAAGTAATGAAGCGAGCAGAcaatggaatgacgtcacaaaatgtaatttatttCGTTGTCTGTTAAAAGCAATGGTGGGCAATGTCTCAGTACTAGGTGAAGACCAACGGCTGTGTGAAGATCATCTTTCACCCTGGATACCTGCCTGGGACTATTTGGGTCACTTTTGCAGCGAATATTGAATATTGTCACTTAAGTAATGACACTTACTCAAGAAGGAAAAGCCTGCGATCATGCCGAACATGGCAAACCAGCCAATCTGTGTCTTGAGCTGAGACGCCAAGACGGCTCCCACTGGTGCGGTGATGGTCTACAGTGTAATCGAATACGTGTGTTAGTTCACAGGAAGACAGGCATCATATCAACCGCCGATAGACTACATTGTACGTAGAGGAGCAAACCCATCCTCGACATTTATCAATTTATTACGCAATCGCTAATGCAAACTATAATCTTCAATACCCAAAACGTAATACCCGAACTGATCTGTTTCATTCTTCAATAATTAttatcaacaatattccagttcaaCCGATCTGTATAGGTCAATATGTACATTGTTGGAAATATCACATGCTGACACGTGCTGTTTTGAAGAACCTGACATCCCGTCTTACCTGAGATGTGAAGACGAGTCCAAAATTGATGGGGTAGTGCTTCTCCCCGAACGACCTGGCCGCAGCGACGGAGAAAAGGGAATAATTCCCGGCCAATGTCCCGAACAGTAGACATACATAGATGAAGTACAGGGCCTCCTTCCCCACACGGGTGGCGTTGAATGTGATCATCAGGCAGGAGAATGACGTGCACAAACACATCATGGCAATCTGggaattttttatttcacatgtCAAGGAGATATACACCTTTTAAAATAACgatagaaaaatatttatgatgCATTTGACGGAGACCTTTGTAAAGTGTGTGAAGAGCAAAGGGTGCAGAAACACAGAACCCGCACAAAGCTGATGATGATGGAGTTTTTCAGAGAACTGGGGGAGTTAGATACAATGTTAATCATCTCTGTAATTTAAGACATTACAGCTGCACAATCACTACTATATATTGATAATTGATTCGaagaaaactttaaaaaaaataaaaatgtgttgtaCTTTTAACGCCTTGTATGGCGGTCATTAGTCAGTAGTGTTTAATACAGACGGTCGtgtgtattacaaatatttctaaaaaagtTATTTTAATATGATCAATCAATAATGGTGTCATTTTCGAAAATCAAGATGATcacaaaaatagaaacaaataggTTCTAAAAACCACCGTTCTTTATCACTGATGTAAttttttgaacatattttacagcttTCTGGTCTTAATCCACATAATAGCCACAGGACATATATTTGTTCGTGAGGCGTTTCACAAaaatgttacagtaacctgtgAAAGAGCACGAGTGTATATGCGCAGCTGAATGATACGGACAACGGTGGAGTCTGTATTGTGACTTCGCACATCCATCTGTGCCAAACCAACCTTGAAAGAATACCGGTCTGCAATGAAGCCCCAGAACATTCGTCCTGAGAAGTTGAAGACAGACGCGAAGGCTCCAGACACTGCCAGGAACACGTCATTTTGGATGAATGTTTGCCCGTAATCCTGGAAAATAGACGGTCAAATATCAATCACGGAGATGTACGGAAGTGTTGTGTGACAATTAAACATTGAGGAACCTTCCGTGTCTTCGAAATAAATGACGCCATATCGCCATATCCATATTATTGATGTTCATTGATAGCACTGGTATCTGAAATCAAATAAAGCTTGTGGAAACGTCGCCATCTGGCTATGATCTCAGACTAGCATATAGGTACAATACTACAGAGGATTAATTACTTATGTTACTGACTGGTTCAAAAAGGAGTCTCCATATTATTTTTTCATAGCACAGATGCTCCAaacttacaaaaatatttttatctcaACTTGTTACATATATCTAACTTCAGTCGTATAAAtctaaatatcatgacaggtgaAAGTAGAAaacaaatactgaaaatatgtttctcgTGCTCCTGTTTGTTGTCGGTTGTATCTACAAAATCACCTTAGAGTAAATCGTTAGGTGCGATAAACATGGAAATCTGTAGTTTTTCTAGAACAACCATGTAATATTGCGTCGGTGGCTTTTGGATTATGTTTTGATCGTACACATATGA
This genomic stretch from Haliotis asinina isolate JCU_RB_2024 chromosome 4, JCU_Hal_asi_v2, whole genome shotgun sequence harbors:
- the LOC137282108 gene encoding uncharacterized MFS-type transporter YhjX-like encodes the protein MACGRWKKYLVVLGGLMVHLTLGTVYSFGNLTPYLTSYMRNNTSDVDYGYGDSVWIYACCLMGQGAAIFIGGIISRTLGLKLTVLLGSWFMSAGVILTYFAVQHSFIAIIFTYGVMNGLGCGIAYSLPVGCAMKWMQERKGLAGGVVVAGFGGGAFIFNLIQTAFINPDNLSPDVTVNGENFFSQPELLQRVPWVFVLTGGMYATMQLVGVLLIADPPTQEEVKVVSESGLDNVVMSEITSSNGNSGDTDVTSVNNKEEVTISEPGLSKGKDPTANSINNDDGNVTVVDLKQEHGDEESLTPLQVLKTRSFYTLWMCFLLNGQGVVFLAGLYKDYGQTFIQNDVFLAVSGAFAAVFNFSGRMFWGFIADRYSFKTAMMCLCTSFSCLMITFNATRLGKEPLYFIYVCLLFGTLSGNFALFSVAAARSFGEKHYPINYGLMFTSQTITAPLGAVLASQLKTQIGWFGMFSMIAGFSFLSLLLISTFNAKNSKGQQK